CTTCGCTAGGTTTTGACTTATTGGTAGTTTGTCCACATTCTGTTATAAGCATTTTCCGCACATAAGTTTACATTTTACTGGTTAATTAACTTCTAATcacttttatttttgtatttattttatttgcagAGCACCTTACACCCATCAAATCAATTTGGGATTAAACTGCACGTTACATGGAAATCGAAGATGAGTTGCTGTTCGTGCTCCCGTGATAGCGTCGGGAAAAACTTGTACATACTGAAGAAGGCATTATCGATAAGGAAACTTAGTTTTGTTAGTTGATATTATCACTATGAATGCTTATCTTTTTTGTTGATGCTGGTCCCCTATTCTTCCTTTTTATCCATTTTGTGTTACTAGTATGCGTGTGTTCATATTTTTCGTTGCACTCTACATACTATGTACTTTCGTGAACTTCCTACGGCTTGTATAGAAACTTTAGCAGCGTATGAGTTTTATCTTATCAATTGTGCGAATTAAACTGTATGCTTCTTAAAATGCAAAACGATTATTCATTAAAGTGCTGGAATGGACTGCATAATTTCGCAACTCGGAAACAATAAAACAGACACGTAAGAAAATCAACGGTTCTGAATCAATTTAGATTTGTGGCGAAGTTTTACCAGttgttgaaatttaaaattcacaaaaataggATATAAGACAATTGTAAAATAAGTTTCTAAACTATACTGTGTAAGCAGCGAGAGATTGAAAATCTCTTCTAATATGTATTATGTGTATTTCTCACCCCCATCTCGACCTGGAGAGGGGCAGACATTTAATATCGTTTTTAGTGGGACGCTTCGCTCCGCAGAGAAGAAATGTTGGCTTGCAAGCATAGATTAAATAATGGTATATAGTTATACTTTCCAAACCGTACATAAAGAAATTATTCGTAAAAACTCATACTACTGTAGCGCGTTCAGACGTTGACAAGTCTTCGAAGCCTCATCAGACGGATATCTTGTGTAAGATATCTATACGGTGGCATTAGTTTGGAGTGAAGCTAGTGACTTCCAGCGATGCTTTGTTCGGAAGCGTTTTCGAAACGCCAGCTCGACGAATAGAAATGGAGTGATGTTTTTGTCGCGTCTACTATCGTAACGATACATACAAACACTACACTTACTATTACTGATATGTATTTATAAGTAAATTGTAATAGTGATTGCAAAGTAATAAATGTTTAGCGAATACATTATGAAATCAAATGTAAATGTTTGTTTTATAGCACGCAAAAGAAAGATCATGCGGGGTAAAAATTTTAGGTTCAGCAATTATAATCTGACAAAAGACATCTTTTTTAATTACGTTTTGTTTATATTGAAGCACGTTTACGTTTAGCGTAAcgaacatttggcataattttgaaatgTGACTACGGGCTATTTGGCATAATTAGCTTAAACCTCTGGAAAACGGTCATTTGGTATAATTTTGAAAAGTGATTACATTGAAGGcacatttttatatataaacgGTGGTTTCTCCAGAGAATGGGCTCCCGTTGTACGCAAACGTATCACTTTTCCAGACCATTAAAACTGCTGGCTTGTGAAATTTCTCCATTCGTCCGGAATTAACGTGTTTTCAGTTTCGGTTACTAAAATCATTTACTTATCCTTTTTtatatcatgagctgttctttttatttatataatgtTAAAAATATAATTCCACCAGCCCGTTACGGTACCCTTTATCCAAGACAATAATTAGTTTTATTTGGTTTCcggcaaattttaatttttttaagtaTTTATACGTACTAAACCATCGGTTTATATACTACTCcacacccttattcttgtttacgacgaatgcgagatttgttcgaaagtggtttgtattcccgtttacgacggcaaaatcaaatgggcttactattcgttcgaattgctttcgatttcgaacgaatctcgcattcgtcgtaaacaagaataagggtgccAGTGTTTGAGATGTATAACCGAGAACAAGGGCGACGTTGCCGTTGACCCGCTATCTGAAGCGGCGGTCCCTCGCATACAAACCTATGATCCACTCGGATTACTCAATCATAGGATCTATGAATTAGCCTGTCGGACAGCTCGCAACTTAGTGATGAGATTTAGCCACATTTGAGACAAGTTTTATCATTCATTTAAATATGCAACAAAGAAACCGAAGCGGCGCACAGTCTCTAAGAATCCACCGGACGAGGAGACGGGTAAGCCGCACTCGCAAACGCAAGCAAATCTACATATGATCCACTCTTTAGTCCGTTATGCTTAAACATATGGGCTTTTTTGTTAGCTGCCTACATGCATCATCTCGTGTTTTTTTTAAAGCGCCAATAaacatactgtcaaaattcactttgagggaAAGTTCCGAACAAACCATTACTCGCCAATTGTAAATCACAGCTGCAGTAAACGAAAGAGGAAAGTTTCATTTGATTaaatggcctgcgttaagccaaaccgagctaagcgccataatttttttcgtgtatttttcgtaccaaaattcatttttcgataacTTACCACTTACGTAGAAAGTCAAAGAACACTTGCttgctttcgtttgctatttgAGCTCCCAAAACATAATAGATATTAGAGTTCCTGGTGTTACATTGGATGTTAAAGCGATTTAGgataaagtacctcaaaatggcgcttggttctctttggcttaacacaggccaaatGTTAACAACCTTCCTCGGCGAGCTAtggtttgtccgaaattttccttcaaagagaatttcgtcagcatgcttattggcatTTTTTAAAAACCACACGAGATGTGTAACAATTTCCGGCAGCACCAAAATACACACAGGAAAGTATTTTCCAAAGAAACACCCTGGTAACTAATAACTTTTGTCAATAAACAAACGACCTTCATGCAAAAGTAGTGTTTTCCTGAACATAATAATATAGTTATACCAAAAGATCTTTAGCAGTAACACGGCTCAAAGTTTGCAAagtatgccaaatgaccttactTCTAGCAAAGTTTGAGATTATGCTTATTTCCTTGAAGATAAGGGAATTATGTCAAATGGTCTTCAGTGTGAAcacttttcaaaattatgccaaatggctcacTTAACatacaattaaaaattatgccaaatgaccattagcctagagaaaaaaaaatatgctacATGCAAAATGTTATACCAAATGACCTTCACTGTGCCAAATGTTCTTTATGACAAATAACCCAGATCCTTTGCGAATAACAAGGTTCAAGCATGCTGACACCAAGACCCGCAGCGCGGGGTTGTCCCCGAAAAGTAGGCTAGCTTTAGGgctttataaaattaagcaggCTCATAAGTGCGAATTCCGAAATCGATTTTGATTCGGGCCGGTTTGAGACAGGTGACAGGTACAATCAATCCTTAAAATTACATACCATATTGGGGATATCTTGAGCTATATTTATTCTTATATACGACATCAATACAGGTTATCATCAAATTAAAGCTACAGaaacatgttttaaaatttatttaactttAAATGTTCTCTTCGTTGACATCATAATCCACCATCTTCTTCTTTAGCATCCACCACTCGTTGTTGAACCCCACATCGATGATTCGCTCCCAGAACGTCAAGTACCGTGGCTGCAGGTACGGACAAATAGCCTTATATATCGCTACACCTCTATCGAAATTGTCCAACCAGATGAAGGACACAACTCCGAGTGATATCCGCCGAATGATTCCTTCGTTGAACGCTCGTTGCAGGAACAAAATGTGGGCGACAGTTTCCGGATTCTGGCAGATGGTATGAACCAGTGATAACTCGTTTTCGCAATTACGAAAACGTTGCAGAAAATCACTTTCGTCCGGATTATTGGCACAGCAATAATAACCGGAACCTAGTAGGGTAAGATAGATTCCACTGCGAACAGGACGCTGGTGCATGGTTCTTCCGGTGTCAATTACAACCTCTTTGTAATCGATGAACAGATTCTTCCAGTATTTGGCCCATTTTTCCCAGATGGTTCCTTTGTACTTTTCAGGGAACTCGAGGGCGTCAAGCCGATTTTGAAGGGCAGCTCGCTTTTCCTTCAGAGACTCCAAATTGTTCCGAGCGAATGATGACGCAAATCGTATTTTACGATATGCCATAATTATTAATGATTAACTGTTCTACTTTTAacttgaaatacaaaaatttatataacttttgtgCAATATGAACGATATGAACTGCGCTCGCCTTGTTTACATATTCTATTTTGACATTTCACACACCTACACATAGAAATGTTATACATAAACAAGACATAAAAGCACGTGCGTACAAGATGCATGATATAGACAGGTGGGAACATTCGTCGTTTTTGAGTCGCGTGGCCTCCGATTGTTAGCTTGATCCCGCTTGGAATAAAATCGGACAGCTAGCAGAAATCCGTCAGTTTCtcttaagttaagctaaaccttcatgagatggtgtaaattcatgaaactctccagatcacgcgaggaaagaatatatccggctaataggaaagtgtcagctttgtatcatacacagccgatccttctctctgatagtcttcactgaatctcctacgtagtccaaaatatgaaagAGCTTGACATTAGTACTgattgggggtgggcgtagcgtattggtaaatcgattgccttgtacgcagcgcacctgggttcgagtcccgaccccgcacatagagttagaaaCTTTTCATaaatgatttttctaacccgaagaggcgaatgaccttaaggttaaaacctctataatagaaataataaaaaaatagtactgattgggtctcggtttcgagttggaactttatttatggaacgattttttataaccaccaTAATACCCCTAATGGAAAATGGcggtaatttcagaataattgcaaataaaacaaatttttttactcgtttcattcatattttggcatatTTTGTTGCGGATTTTGACGAAAAATATATCAGTCATCAGACTAGTTTACTAATTAATTATCAATTGCAAACACTTATTTTAGACACATCAACTAATAACCGAACGATAAAAGTTTATTTTTCGGCTTAAAATGTATTGTTATTTTAGTAATAGCTGGTTGTCAGGAATACGGCGCAAAGATCGCGCGTTGTGTCCTTTATTGTAAATCTTCGCTTCAGTTGTGAACCGAATTCATCGAGGGGTTGCATTTAGGTGGTACATGGGAAACCTtcgactagaaaaactctagaaagagaactgcggagactccattttggatcgattggattcgcgtttaactgtcaaaaaacgaatccaatcgaacattgccaaTCCTcttaacattggacgtgttgccatacaatgccggggcatacgttgccaaaaatactGTTTTccctccgcagttctcttactagagtttttctaccttcgaccactctatcttgagtttatctttgttGTTAAGTCGACCTGAAACTTATCGATtgcaaacaaacttcattttgatgtgcttaattGGAACTCAGGTGATAAAAGCGTTCGGATTTTGTGGAGAAGAAGAAGCGATGCAAGAGAAAGCGTGATTTTTCTTATATTGTTAATAATTACTTGTTTTGAGTCCAACTTTTAAACAGTGTTATACTGTACAATGTGAACAGACCTTGAACATTTGAGACGTAGCTAGCGTTACTGGCATTTGGTGGCCgcttcaggcaacaaacagttttcacggaGCTGGTATTAactcaattttaatttaatatctACTCAATTTCGTTAAAGGTAGAACAAGTCATAGAAtgagcacagactaacagacataacactatgagagaATTCGcccaaaaaacatcgatccagcaattttcccagaacccTAGtttcaccttttattcacggtcccaaacactcatttgctgatgggttacccctcaggtttgggaacaattctcgacaaacgtatgattacggcttaaaagccaactgtcaaaaatctctttgaaaggaaattccagacaaaccgctactcgccaatcacaggtGTTGgtggtaaacaaaagagaaaagttttctctttcattaactgctatgaaatGTGTTTAGCTAGTagcggtttgtctggaatttcctttcaaagagaattttgacagttggcttttaagctcaTACATGCTTGCTCATATGTCAATGGCGCCATATTTGCAAATGTGGTCACaatcccaactacaaatatattttaaaaaatcgttaaagcgtgcgaagcattgttttcgagtgttatgtctgttagtctgtggaaTGAGTAGCATGTAGGATGTATTGGCATTTGTCAAATGTCCCGAACAATGATCAGACATTGGTCAGTACAATTTTTCTGATTTTCACTACCAAGTTTCTGAGTATCTGCGGTTTTTATTTGCTGAGTTATATTATATGAGCGTGTACGCAAGTCTCGTCCCAGgaactctcgacaaacatatgattacggcttaaaagacaactgtcaaatttctctttgaaaggaaattacggacaaaccgttactggctaaacctagggcagatcacttgcgatgcatttttaaaaatcagcgaaattaaatgcatttatttccatcaaaatagaaattcataatgtattttgcgttgcgtgcaatgttgtttgcgtttcgtgtaagacgtcaaaaccctacagaaaaattagctctacatttaacaaaacgtcgaataaagtggatcagcgtaggacgtttgttaaacaaacttttctgcgaggtagtgcaaagctgatgcaaaaatggaaattaaatgcatttttttcaatttgatgcaaatttgttatacattcttagagtgatctgcccctagggctAAACACtgttcatagcagttaacgaaagagaaaacttttctcttttctatactaccaacatctgtgattggcgagtaacggtttgtccgaaatttcctttcaaagataattttgacagttggcttttaagccgtaatcatatgtttgtcgagaactattaaaaaaaatccatttcatTCAGAGATCATCCCATAATCCCCTAGATGCAACCCCTTCCTTCACCACGATTAGGGAGAAACCCATTCCACGCCTAGTCGGACTCTCTTGTGACCGAATGATATGACGATAATTTTCTTGTAATTTGGCACTGACAATACAAACCGGAAGTTGTTGAGAAATACTAACATGACAGCTCGGTTGTCATTCAATTTGAAAGCTCTCTTTCCGGCATCTTGTAAGGTTAGTGATGGAACGCATTGACTGCGTTGTCttcaaaatttattaaatttttcatagaaaaagTGTGTA
This Topomyia yanbarensis strain Yona2022 unplaced genomic scaffold, ASM3024719v1 HiC_scaffold_73, whole genome shotgun sequence DNA region includes the following protein-coding sequences:
- the LOC131696098 gene encoding mitochondrial import inner membrane translocase subunit Tim29-like, with amino-acid sequence MAYRKIRFASSFARNNLESLKEKRAALQNRLDALEFPEKYKGTIWEKWAKYWKNLFIDYKEVVIDTGRTMHQRPVRSGIYLTLLGSGYYCCANNPDESDFLQRFRNCENELSLVHTICQNPETVAHILFLQRAFNEGIIRRISLGVVSFIWLDNFDRGVAIYKAICPYLQPRYLTFWERIIDVGFNNEWWMLKKKMVDYDVNEENI